The genomic DNA GTGTAACTAGATAACGTggttctctttttgttttgagGAACTAGCGGTTTTTTAGGGTTCTGTGTGCAGCGGCCTTTAGAGTTTACTGGTGCTTGCATTCAATCtgttttcaaaaatattgttttgtGAAGTGATGAGGCAATCGGATTTCTGGGGTTGATGAAATTGTTTGGTGTGatgctctttgtttgtttgtattaattgagtttataatgtattttaaaacCTGAATTGTAGATTTGTTTTTCGTATTGAATCTCAAATTACTAGTGTATAGATACAAAAAATGATTTCAGCGTGTATTTTTTTGAGTTTATAATGGTATAataatttgtataaaaaaagtaCGAATGACAAATTGTGACAAAATTATGTTTGGCAAGATAAAATTTCTATGTCAAATGGTGAAGTATCACGACTTGGTTTCCAGTTTTAATGTTCTTTTTATGTGATGTCTTTGCTTTCATAAATTGATGCTTTATTGCTGATACAACTGATTTGGTTTTGCAGACCATAATTTTTAAGCAACAAAATTGAGGTGGAAATTAAATTGAGGTATGAATGTTTCCACTTATTCAGGTTATTCAATTGATCTTTTCCTTTActggattttatttttgaatgttGTTTGATAAAACTAATTTGGTTTTGTAGATTAAGATTTTTAAGCGAGAAAATCAAGTTGGAAATTCAATTGAAATTGTTATGAATTTGCAAATTTGTCAAGTATATCTTACATTTGTGGTTCCATTTTCACTTCACCCGTAACTATTGAATTTTGTCTCTTGACTGGatggatttttataattttcatgaTCTACAATTGCAATGCCTTTGATCGATAAAACAAAGAAGACCCAGCTACTCATATAGAGCTTCTTTAGCATCGTAAGTTAAAATTGCATATCATTGTTTTGCTTCATGGAATTCATTATGTTTAATAGCGTACCAATTATGTGATACCAATTGTTATCTTGGCAGTTTCTAACCATTTGTAAAGTACAGATAAATGTTTAGAAGTTTGAATTATACATATGAAAGTTTCATCTATTATACtcttttactaatttttgttacaCAATCAATAATTCACAGGTAATGCTATTCAGAGTGGTTCAAAGAATTTCAAGAGCTTCATTCATCCAATTTATGTTCATGTAAAAATTCTTTCAATAAGTTCAAATGTCTTTCAGTGTTGATAACATTAACATTTTGTAACAATTTATTATAAGCTTTGAAACATTTTTTCATACGATTTCTAAttccgcagcaacgcgcgggcaatATTTCTACTCATGTTCTAAATTGATTATACTTGGTTGGTCACTGAGCActcatctttttattttgttcaaatgatatattatttaatttttttggggtttttggtgtcatttttttttatttggacaaATTAGAAAGTGAATATATAAAGTACACTAGTGAGTAATATGACGCATTCTAAATTACTCTAATTACGCTAAGGAAATTCAAATTGAATGCAAAGATCTATCCATCACATGTTGTTGGCGGAATAATTTCTCTCCTCATACAACTCCAATACCACATGTATGTGGTGACAGACGCACTTTTACCTACGAATTAAAAAGTACACAAAAGCAAGGTCAGTGACTCCAGAAATACGTCTATGTGACTAGTGAGTTCGAATTTGAGTTCAAGGTTTCAACTCTTTGCTAGctctctcttaaaccaacccATTGAGTTCATTTCTTTGTTAAGTTCTCATATTTCATTCTTATTGTCATTTTTTCGTAAAcagtaatgctaaggagaccgTCTATTTAAACCATACCGAATGCTCATCTGCTGATGCATTGGTATTAGCCTCTATTAAACAAGAGATAATACACATCAAGGACAAACTAAACATTATTTCTTCTGTCAAGTGAGCATTTATCATTCTGATAAAACAAAAGTATTTAATGTTAAACTAGAGCTCCAAAATGTTGAAACTACAAGGCCTTTTTTGCCTCAATCTCTCAGCAATCAAACTACTTCAACAAGGATTCAAAAATCTCCCCACTCCTGCACAATTCGTAGCCGCTAAAAAACCACAACTTCATCTCTGATCAACTTAGATGCACACAATTGCAGGAAGGAAGAGGAAATGACCCCTCGAATTAGACAATCCCATTAAATGCATCTCAGCCGCACGGCACAGCTATAAAACAGTTTTGTCTACACTATAGTTACTTGCCCTCCGAAGGGAACCCCTTCAACTCAACCGGCACGTACAAGAAAGCCGCTCTTGCCTCTATATCCCTTCAAGGTTACCTCCTACCCAGACCATACTGAGGAAGGACCATGGCTGGACAAGAGTTCATTTtaagttaaaagaaaaagtgCATGTGGAATATCTTCATCGCTTGGAAAATCTTGTTCTTCGTAATGCCCTCGCAGTAGAAGCACGATGAGTGATCCCAATGGCTTTCTGTGGACTCTGCTCCTCTTCCTCGTCACTAGCTTCGTCAGACCTCCATCTCGGTCCACTGTTTAAGTTTCCGTCCTCAATCACATGACTCTTTTCTCCATAGCTGAagattagaaaaataatttgtaTTAAATGGAGATTAACAAAACCTTCTCCAACGGTGGTTAACCACACAGGCAACAAAGCAAGAAAAGCAACTTTAATGGGGCAAGAGGTGCAAAAATTGTTGAATTCTCACCTCAACGAAATGTCCATTGGGTCATCCTTGGAAGCCATATTCCAAGTTCTATTGTCCCTATCTCGTTGGAACCCCTTACTGTTCACACTCCGACGCAGGTCTGTTGCGGAATCTTTAAACAGGCCACGGTTGCTGCTGGGTGTAGTTACTGGATTAGAATCAGCGCTGTAAAAGTTCAAAGGACTTGAATTTTGGAATGCGTTGAACCTCTTGTTCCGTTCCGTTTCTGGTGACATTCTAGCATATTGATTGTCTTGGAGACGGCTATTTGAAAGTACTCTTGATGAACTCTTTTTCCTGTCCTTGACGGATGAGGGGGGAGTAGCCCAATGAATTCCAGGAGTTGATGCATCTTCAAAGTTGAAAGCCTTGTTTATGCTATCATCAGGCTTCCATTGTGTTTCAGAATTGCTAAGCAACTTCTCATGAAGAATTGAACCATTGTTACCAAGTTCAGAGCGATAACTGTCAACCAACCCAACTCTTTTTTTTGGTGTTTCAGATATTGACGGTTTCCAGGAAGGATTCACACAATCCGACCATAAACCAAGAGAAGAATCAATGGATGAAGGAATCAGCATACTAATTGATTGTGACTTTTGCACTTCAGGAAGTGATGCTGCTGCCATTTCAACTTCACTAGAGGTGGTAACAGCTACCTCAGGAAACTTTCCCGACTTTATTTCTTGTCGTTGGACTTCTGGCAGCAACTCCATGCATTTATCCTGTCCATCAAAAGCAAagcattacaaaagaaaaacaaggagAGCACCATGCACCCACAAATAGAACTCCACCATGCTTCAAGCAATGGAAACACGTTTTCCCTAGAAAGACAATCAGTATCAACACAAATGCAGAAATGTTTAACCACAAAAAGACTAGTAGGCTTCTGATTGTCATATAGCAACATTAGCTCAAATAAACTACTTTTGTTTAGCTCGATCATACATTGCATTACAAGATACCGCTAAGTATCAAAATAAGAATATACGCAAAGGAATTCACAAAACTGATGACCATATACTCCACCAATTAGGGTATACTCAGAGACCAAAATGTCCTCATACAGTCTTAACACTTAAACCACTTACGATTAATCCAGCTCTCCATCCGCTCATAGATCTCATTCGAGATAAAACTTCTTCACTGACAGACTTCTTTGAAATGAACTCCTCCTCCAggtttttaagtatttgatCAACTTGGTAAGCTTCAGAGTACCGGTACCGCTTAGAAGGGGGGAAAATGGGCAACTTATGTCAGCACATCTGATCACAAAGCTTGCTTTTTCAACAGAATTAAGTACTGACATATAGCTTggataaataagtaaataaaataatCTACAAACTAATAATATAAGAAGGGTGCTGATTTTCACATGCCCTTTTCACACACCCCTCTTTATTTCAGGCAATCGAGTTGAATAAATCATACAAAAACAATGAACATGATCAATCAGGGGTGTGTTAGAGAAGAAAAGGGTGTGTGTTTATCAATTCCCTATAAAAAAACCAGATGAATACTTTCGAAAATAGTAAGTGAGACTCCTGCTAAAATGCCACATAGCTAATAAAAAAGGCCTGTGATCCCTTCATTCGCAGGTCATCTTCAACTCTCACGTCATCACAGGCCCCCCAGAGGAAATAAGCTACTAATCTCAAGCTTTGGATGCATTATGAGCTACAGAACTACCAACAAATTCATGATGATTTCCCTCAAGATGCACATGAACATAGCAATAGCAAGATGCTTACCACAACTACTTCAATTTGAACCGAAGTCAACAATAAACATAGACAATAATTACCTGAATGTAGAATACGACAAGAAGGCTTCCAATAGTTGAGGAAGGATAATCAATGGTATAGTCTAACAGGCACTTGTGGAGATGTTTCTCTTCATCAGAGTTCCAAGGCAACTCTATCACTCGGTCTAGCATGCTCCGTCGTATACAGAGGACACAAATTTCAGTGACCAATATCTCCACCCAGTCTTCCCAACTCCTATATTTGCTTTTTGAATCATCAGTTGCATCCCCCAATTCTCCAAGCTTCAACGTCTTCTCCTTGACTTTGGTACACAGCATTCTTTGATGTATAAATGCTTCGGTGAAAAGTCCACACTCTACCCTCACCCGAACTGCAGTAACAGCCTCAACAAGTGATATTGACGACTTTGATGTACCATCACGCCCGGACCACCGTAAAACCAAAAGAGCGGTATCAGGATTACCCCTTTCTAATAGTACTTGTGCAATCTTAGGATGAGTTGCTGGACCAGAGATCTCCGGAAGAAGGTGACAAGCTTCCTGAGAAATTTATTATGaagaataattatttaaaatgataTTTCGAGACTAAATAATCAAATACCAATATAACAAAATGCAAAACTAAATATTTCGTGGTTTTTCCCCAGTCAAGATGCAACTAGTTTCACATATAATCTACTACTATTTCAAAGTTTTCATATATTCTTGGATCATAAACATCATACCATGAACCAATTCATCTAATTATCCTaacgacaaaataaaaaagtggtTTACTTGGAACTTGAACAAGCAGCACAACAACAGCTATAGTCAAATATAtctgtctttttattttatttttaaacaagtcGATTCGACACAAAGCTTATTGAGATTCTCAGGTTGGAACCTGGCCTTCTAGAGTAGCAAGGACTGGCGAGAGCCCTTTTTTTAGAAGCCAGTCTTACCATAGACATGTGAACCATGCCTAAAATATAAATACAAATAGCATTAAGAACCTTGACACAATTGGTTAAACATGAAACTAACAGcactaaataaaagaaaaataggcATTCAAAAGCATTAACCatctgaaaaaattaaaatgaacttGCCTGCAGAGCTTTATCTGTGTGATCATCCAAAAGATAAAAGATTAAGGATTCCAGTAGTAATTGCCTGGGTATGCCAAAAGTAGCTCCAAAATCGTCTAGAAGGTGTCTCCATTGCTCATCAGTCATTGTCCAATGCCGATCAAATAGGTAATATAGAAACTGTTATAAATAAAGGAAATACAGGTATCCCTGGAGGTAGGGGAGGCAGAATTTATGCCCAGTGCAGGATATGCAGAATTAAGAAATAtccaaaatttaaagaaaaacaaaggataCAATAGCTTGCTTCGCAACCACCAAATCTGAACTACCACATAGAAAAAGTATATCAACAGCAGCTCGAACATTTTCAAATGGATAGCATCCTGCAACCCCTCCTATCTTAGACCTGAGAACTGATGAAACTCCATCCTTCTGCAAAGATCCTAGTTTTAATCCCTCCACCAATTTCTCTGTATTTCCCTGCCCAACCTCCAGATTTACCAGGGCATCTTCAATAAATAGGGTACCTTCCTGTCCACTGGACTCTTCAGAGTTATTTACAGAATCAGGCCAAGAACGCTTAATTGCAGCAGATTTCCTTTCACGGACAAGAGAATGCCACGATGAGAAATCAGTATAACGAGGCCTCACTTTCTCAAGGAACTCATGTCTTATACACCATATCATAACCTCCATATGCTAaaatcaaaaaccaaatttCAAAGAACAATTAGAAATTGTTTGCagacacataaaaaaatttattggaaACCCAGTCTCTTTGGAAATCCATAATTGAGAACAGTTCAGAAGAAACATGTAAAACTTGactaaactgataaggtagtaGTGATATATTACAGGTAGTGATTTTGCTGCAAGAAAGTTTTAGGCACGAGTGAAAAGATGTACAAAGGAAACAGTTAATGTTCCATGAAATAAAGTCCAAAAGAATGTCACTTCTTGTGTTTCCAAAGCTTCAGAATTTCAGGCCTTAAAATAGTAGGTAAATAAATTATTAGTTCTTTGAGAGTTTAAATAAGTAGAGAATACAAACTATTAGTTCTTTAGAGAACTAAAGCATGTATAATATGTTATCAGTCACAGAAAATATTCACAAATAAAAATCAGGCAACACTATCATgataaaccaaaaattaaaccatcATAGCAACAACCTGCTTTGTCTTTAATATGCTCTCTTGAAGCTGGTGAAAGTCATGAAGCTGAGCTGAAAAAGACCCTTTCAAAGATGAATCCAAAACTTCAATCACACTGGATATGCCAGCCAACTGTACTGAGAACTTAAGAAGTAAACTCAACATAGACTTCATCGGTTCCGCTTCAAGATTATCTTAGGATGGTAGATTAGgaaataaaaattattcaaataatGCAAAGTACAAATGAACAGAAAATAACTACGGgatttatatttgaaaatatCTGATAAAGAAAAAAGGATACAAATGCCTTGAAGTTCTGTGATGATGTTCTGGAATGTGCGCTTGCACCAATCCTTCACAACCACTTCATCCAACAAAAAAGCAATAACGGGATCACTGGATACTGCACTTTCATCCAAACAAACATCTGTAACATCTGTTTATTCTATGTCACAGAAAACATGAAATGATCAACATAAATATGAACAATTAACAGAAGTTGCAGTTAAGTTTCAAGAAAGACAAAAGGTCCTATAACGCATGAATAGCACTATCAAGAGGACATTAATCCTAGTTATCTGTTTAGCAGTTGATTCAAATTACTCCCTAGAATAATGAGTTTTTACCCCGAGGAACAAGAATGTTTATCTTTTTTTACGTACTCCCCTTTCCATATAATTGGAAGATATTAAAAGTTGTGGTCATTTTCTAAAACTGAACTCTCTATCACGTGaacaaataatacaaaaaaaaaaacgaaaaggtAAAGAATCAAAAGATCATTAAAGGATACAGTGGCATATCAAAGAAACTAAGTTATTCTCCAGGGCAACATCAAATAAAGAATAAAGGCGTTGGACATCAGCAGATATTTGCTCCTCCCCATCTTCTTTCTCTTGAAATCTCTTATCACATCTTTTGGGTATAAGATGAGCTTCTAGACACTGATCATAAAGGCGTCGGCATAATTTTGCGCCATTCTTTGGTATTTGAATTCTACAAATGGGACACACATCACAGCGCTGGCTACACTCTGCACATAATGAAGCATGTCCACATGAGATGAGCACATCCTTTACTTGTCGTCCACAACTCCTCAAGTCTCGTGTTGCCCGACAGCACTCAACTTTAGATTCATTGCATAAGTCAATTAGATCAATGGATGCCAACTGTTCCAATGCTTCctgaaattaaaattataaagcAAAATACAAATGACCTCTGATCTTCTTTAACTACAAAGTACTACATATAACTCCAGATATTACAGATCGTTCGATAAGGTGAATATTAAGAATAACCAAACCTAATAAACCAAATATTTGTCTGAAATTGAAGTAAATAAGTGCTTTAAACATAACACCTTTACTTCACCTCCCAATTTTGTGCTAAGTTGCTAGCCTAAAACCGAACATTTCCGGTACACCACGCCTTAATACACTTCTCCACACACTCTCTTTTAACATTTCTAAAACCCTATATCCTAACTTTGAATGCACAAGTTCATATGATTCAACTACATGCATCAGGGTGTACCTTTCAAAACAACTTTCCCATTGCACTCAGTAGTAAAACAATATAAACAATAATTCCCAAAATCTGCCTACCCAAACTCCCTGTACAATTCACAaataaaattctccaaaacccaCCAAAACGTCACCGTAATAGCCCTATACAAATACCTCTACGGACGGATTTTGAACAAAAACGCAGACAACGGGAACCAAACCGTGGCTATAGAGACAGCTAGGGTTTTAGGCAGTATTTATTTTAAAGGacggaaaaggaaaataaatagaGATGAACCTGAACAGCTCGACTATTGTAGTTAGCTTGCGGAGCATGAGAACCCGATCTTGTGGCTGGGCCGCCATTGACGGAGCTCGAAGGTCCAGTTGGTCCATTTAATCTCCTATCCATTTCTCCGAGAGTGCGAGAGGTGATTCCCCACGAAACGCTGGAGAGATGAATTGCTGAAGTGAGGTTGAAGCTGGTGGGTTTTAGGGAAGCTTCAGAGGTGGGCGAGAGAGAGtaagagaaggggagagagcgacggttttttgggaaaaggataaaaaaa from Pyrus communis chromosome 17, drPyrComm1.1, whole genome shotgun sequence includes the following:
- the LOC137723512 gene encoding E3 ubiquitin-protein ligase HOS1-like, with product MDRRLNGPTGPSSSVNGGPATRSGSHAPQANYNSRAVQEALEQLASIDLIDLCNESKVECCRATRDLRSCGRQVKDVLISCGHASLCAECSQRCDVCPICRIQIPKNGAKLCRRLYDQCLEAHLIPKRCDKRFQEKEDGEEQISADVQRLYSLFDVALENNLVSLICHYVTDVCLDESAVSSDPVIAFLLDEVVVKDWCKRTFQNIITELQGIYNLEAEPMKSMLSLLLKFSVQLAGISSVIEVLDSSLKGSFSAQLHDFHQLQESILKTKQHMEVMIWCIRHEFLEKVRPRYTDFSSWHSLVRERKSAAIKRSWPDSVNNSEESSGQEGTLFIEDALVNLEVGQGNTEKLVEGLKLGSLQKDGVSSVLRSKIGGVAGCYPFENVRAAVDILFLCGSSDLVVAKQAIFLYYLFDRHWTMTDEQWRHLLDDFGATFGIPRQLLLESLIFYLLDDHTDKALQEACHLLPEISGPATHPKIAQVLLERGNPDTALLVLRWSGRDGTSKSSISLVEAVTAVRVRVECGLFTEAFIHQRMLCTKVKEKTLKLGELGDATDDSKSKYRSWEDWVEILVTEICVLCIRRSMLDRVIELPWNSDEEKHLHKCLLDYTIDYPSSTIGSLLVVFYIQRYRYSEAYQVDQILKNLEEEFISKKSVSEEVLSRMRSMSGWRAGLIDKCMELLPEVQRQEIKSGKFPEVAVTTSSEVEMAAASLPEVQKSQSISMLIPSSIDSSLGLWSDCVNPSWKPSISETPKKRVGLVDSYRSELGNNGSILHEKLLSNSETQWKPDDSINKAFNFEDASTPGIHWATPPSSVKDRKKSSSRVLSNSRLQDNQYARMSPETERNKRFNAFQNSSPLNFYSADSNPVTTPSSNRGLFKDSATDLRRSVNSKGFQRDRDNRTWNMASKDDPMDISLSYGEKSHVIEDGNLNSGPRWRSDEASDEEEEQSPQKAIGITHRASTARALRRTRFSKR